From the Candidatus Nitrosocosmicus arcticus genome, one window contains:
- a CDS encoding preprotein translocase subunit Sec61beta, producing MSKKAKKNAPLPASSAGLLRFFEDETKGVKVKPEIILGIAGALIAISIAIKILIPV from the coding sequence ATGAGTAAGAAGGCGAAGAAAAATGCACCTTTACCTGCATCAAGTGCTGGTCTATTAAGGTTTTTTGAAGATGAAACTAAAGGGGTTAAGGTAAAGCCTGAAATTATACTAGGGATTGCAGGAGCTTTAATTGCCATTTCGATAGCAATAAAAATTTTGATTCCAGTCTAA
- a CDS encoding TIGR00725 family protein, with product MKRAQIGVIGYNSGSLPIKSKTLDLAYEVGGIIAKKNAILVCGGLGGVMEYSCKGAKDNNGFTIGIVPQEDYSSANQYCDAVICTGIGLSRDFIVAYSSDGLISVGGGVGTLIELCVGYIVKKPMVSISDSGGISDDYGGKYLDERKRILIEKIKSPLEAVEYILKKNGLQ from the coding sequence TTGAAACGAGCGCAAATCGGGGTTATAGGATATAATAGCGGCTCTCTTCCGATTAAATCAAAAACGCTTGATTTAGCCTACGAGGTAGGGGGTATTATAGCGAAGAAAAATGCCATCTTGGTTTGCGGGGGGTTAGGAGGGGTAATGGAATACTCTTGTAAAGGCGCTAAAGACAATAATGGTTTTACAATAGGGATAGTCCCACAAGAAGATTATTCAAGTGCTAACCAATACTGTGATGCAGTAATATGTACTGGGATCGGACTGTCTAGGGATTTTATCGTGGCTTACTCCTCTGATGGTCTTATTTCAGTGGGAGGTGGGGTTGGTACATTAATTGAGCTTTGCGTTGGATATATAGTAAAAAAACCAATGGTATCAATTTCGGATAGTGGTGGAATTTCTGATGATTATGGGGGAAAATATTTAGATGAACGAAAGAGAATCTTGATCGAGAAAATAAAGTCTCCACTTGAGGCAGTAGAATACATACTAAAAAAAAATGGCCTACAGTAA
- a CDS encoding 3-hydroxyacyl-CoA dehydrogenase family protein, which translates to MSIKNITVLGSGIMGHGIAQVSAMAGYKVVLRDIEQKFLDKAMEKVKWSLQKFAEKNKISKEEVDIFYNNITPLVDLQTAIGSADLIIEAVPEDFDLKKKVYQELNSLAEKNIIFASNTSTLPITELSKLTDRPDKFIGVHFFNPPQLMKLVEVIPGIGTDSKVTEEVTNYINKINKRPVICKKDVSGFIVNRVFIPMVHEALYSMERDNVSMEVIDSAVKYKLEFPMGIFELADYTGLDVVYKASYEMNLRDKAVLLLHPRIKQLYDSHDLGQKTGKGFYEYKGDNYERIDLTPEKASKYDPYSIIGVATNNASWLIDNEVCTIEDLNIALKLGMGLKMDIFDFFKKNGPDNIMNKLLELESKYGSFYHPNQYLYSIK; encoded by the coding sequence GTGTCAATAAAAAATATAACTGTTTTGGGTTCAGGAATAATGGGTCATGGAATTGCTCAAGTTTCGGCCATGGCAGGGTATAAAGTAGTATTACGTGATATAGAACAAAAATTCCTGGATAAGGCAATGGAGAAGGTCAAATGGTCTTTACAAAAGTTTGCCGAAAAAAATAAGATTTCCAAAGAGGAAGTTGATATTTTTTATAATAATATTACCCCTCTGGTCGACCTTCAGACAGCAATTGGGAGTGCGGATTTAATAATTGAAGCGGTTCCAGAAGATTTTGATCTGAAGAAAAAAGTATATCAAGAGTTAAATAGTTTGGCAGAAAAGAACATTATCTTCGCATCAAATACGAGTACGTTACCCATAACGGAATTGAGCAAACTAACAGACCGTCCGGATAAATTCATTGGTGTTCATTTTTTTAATCCTCCTCAATTAATGAAATTGGTTGAAGTGATTCCAGGCATTGGAACAGATTCTAAAGTAACAGAAGAAGTGACAAATTATATTAATAAGATCAACAAACGTCCCGTAATTTGTAAAAAGGATGTATCTGGATTTATCGTCAATAGAGTCTTCATACCAATGGTACATGAGGCACTCTATTCGATGGAAAGAGACAATGTTTCTATGGAGGTAATTGATTCTGCAGTTAAATACAAATTGGAATTTCCGATGGGAATTTTTGAACTAGCCGATTATACAGGCCTCGATGTTGTTTATAAAGCATCGTATGAAATGAATTTGAGGGACAAGGCGGTCCTTTTGCTGCATCCAAGAATTAAGCAGTTGTACGATAGTCATGACTTGGGTCAAAAAACAGGAAAAGGCTTTTATGAATACAAGGGTGACAATTATGAAAGGATAGATCTTACTCCGGAAAAGGCTTCAAAATATGATCCATATTCAATAATAGGGGTCGCAACTAATAATGCCTCCTGGCTGATTGATAATGAAGTTTGCACAATAGAGGATTTGAATATTGCATTGAAGTTGGGTATGGGTCTTAAAATGGATATTTTTGATTTCTTTAAGAAGAATGGGCCAGATAACATCATGAATAAATTGTTAGAATTGGAATCAAAATACGGATCCTTTTATCACCCGAATCAATATTTGTATTCAATAAAATAG
- a CDS encoding DEAD/DEAH box helicase — protein MSPAISSLQFPFELKPDQIAAVDSWIKNGYRGSIIYSTGTGKTEIAYESARRACLEAMRNARVEKEITSPFNILFLVPRIVLIEQNVNRLLRYNISKEYVGTYYGERKDQKEITVSTYQSAINNHPLIENAKLVVLDEVHLLSNTAFSFKKLFKIITADPKRKILGLTATINELDPKYKEIIEIIPPVKKYLIKEAVDDGRLAKPEIVSMEVSLTNEEKEIYKKTSESIRNISYKLNAYDPGVISKILYQGGMRSKYAKEWFTQVRLRKDLLNSSKHKLEKAVSIIEKHNNEKIMVFSETIDSIITLQETLDKKNIRSEIIHSKIKTKDRKLILEKWGEDFYPLLSVHTLEIGFDIPQVRIAIILSNTSNINQIAQRIGRVIRKTEEKDSAWIYLIYAKETRDNNILRMVDKAVGKKSSKIIRKGTKQTRITDEF, from the coding sequence ATGTCTCCTGCCATTTCCTCACTCCAATTTCCCTTTGAGTTAAAACCAGACCAAATAGCGGCAGTTGATTCTTGGATTAAAAACGGCTATCGAGGATCCATCATTTATTCGACCGGTACTGGTAAGACGGAAATAGCATACGAGAGCGCTAGGAGAGCATGTTTAGAAGCCATGAGAAATGCGCGTGTCGAAAAAGAAATAACTAGTCCTTTTAATATTTTATTCCTCGTTCCTCGAATTGTACTTATTGAACAAAATGTTAACAGACTCCTAAGATATAATATTTCAAAAGAATATGTAGGAACATATTATGGGGAGAGAAAAGATCAAAAGGAGATTACTGTTTCTACATATCAAAGTGCAATAAATAATCATCCTTTGATTGAAAATGCAAAATTGGTCGTCCTCGATGAAGTTCATTTACTGAGTAACACCGCCTTTTCTTTCAAGAAACTTTTTAAAATAATAACGGCTGATCCGAAAAGAAAGATATTGGGACTAACAGCTACCATTAATGAGTTAGACCCGAAGTACAAGGAAATTATTGAAATAATTCCACCCGTAAAGAAATACCTCATCAAGGAAGCGGTAGATGACGGCAGATTAGCAAAACCCGAAATAGTTTCTATGGAAGTGAGCCTGACAAACGAAGAAAAAGAGATCTACAAGAAAACCAGCGAGTCCATTAGAAATATTTCCTACAAATTAAATGCTTATGACCCAGGCGTTATTTCAAAGATCCTTTACCAGGGGGGAATGCGTTCAAAGTACGCAAAGGAATGGTTTACCCAAGTAAGATTAAGAAAGGATTTATTAAATTCATCCAAACATAAATTAGAAAAAGCCGTTTCCATAATTGAAAAACATAATAATGAAAAGATAATGGTTTTCAGTGAAACTATTGATTCAATTATAACGTTACAGGAAACCCTTGACAAGAAAAACATTAGATCTGAGATAATTCATTCAAAAATAAAAACAAAAGATCGGAAATTGATCCTTGAAAAATGGGGGGAAGATTTTTATCCGCTCCTATCCGTCCACACTCTGGAGATAGGTTTTGATATTCCCCAGGTTAGGATAGCCATAATTCTTTCAAATACTTCTAACATTAATCAGATTGCTCAAAGAATAGGTAGGGTCATCAGAAAAACCGAAGAAAAGGACAGTGCATGGATATATTTGATTTATGCGAAAGAAACTAGAGATAACAATATTCTGAGAATGGTGGATAAAGCAGTTGGCAAGAAAAGCAGTAAAATTATCAGAAAAGGAACAAAACAAACTAGAATTACAGATGAATTTTAG
- the yciH gene encoding stress response translation initiation inhibitor YciH produces MAVICKKCGLPDDLCACGELDKEDTRIVVRLETRRFSKTTTMIEGLDPKINDIHTIVKELKSRLACGGTAKDGFILLQGDHRDIVKNYLVIKGFNEASIEIM; encoded by the coding sequence ATGGCTGTAATATGCAAGAAATGTGGCCTACCTGATGATTTATGTGCATGCGGAGAGTTAGATAAAGAAGATACTCGAATTGTAGTAAGGTTGGAAACCCGACGATTTTCTAAGACAACAACCATGATTGAGGGCTTAGATCCAAAAATTAATGATATACATACAATTGTTAAAGAGCTTAAAAGCAGGTTGGCATGTGGCGGTACAGCAAAAGACGGTTTTATCCTTTTACAGGGTGATCATAGAGATATTGTCAAAAATTATCTAGTAATAAAGGGCTTTAATGAAGCTTCTATAGAAATAATGTAG
- a CDS encoding CPBP family glutamic-type intramembrane protease — translation MIGLEAIKVQRNNYLAITISWFSGYFVLSILIDVIQQLFGFKLGNPLTNNPILSFFYLSAAPLNEEIFFRVLLLGIPLFLLLIPVGKDLFLSTLIHPYKNIRYKKGKYITLAIAIIIALNSLAFGLSHVIFGGGYEIGKITQAGLGGVIIAWLYYRYSLSSAITFHWISNYVFFAYSIFGYFLFKTPWNAESDNLFLAIISVVFIIMGIIFLYRLFEQLITKYLKKSKM, via the coding sequence ATGATTGGACTTGAAGCGATCAAAGTACAGCGTAATAACTATCTTGCAATAACTATTTCTTGGTTTTCAGGCTATTTTGTACTCTCAATTTTGATTGATGTTATCCAACAGCTATTTGGTTTCAAGTTAGGGAACCCCTTAACTAATAACCCAATTTTATCCTTTTTTTATTTGTCTGCCGCCCCTTTGAACGAAGAGATATTCTTTAGGGTTCTCCTTTTAGGGATACCATTATTCCTGTTACTCATCCCAGTTGGTAAAGATTTATTCCTTTCAACACTTATTCATCCATACAAAAATATTCGGTATAAAAAAGGAAAATACATAACTTTAGCAATAGCAATAATTATTGCATTGAATTCACTAGCTTTTGGATTATCCCATGTCATATTTGGAGGTGGCTATGAAATCGGAAAAATAACTCAAGCTGGGCTGGGCGGCGTTATAATAGCTTGGCTTTATTATAGGTACAGCCTTTCTTCAGCTATTACATTCCATTGGATTTCTAATTATGTATTTTTTGCGTATAGTATATTTGGATATTTTTTGTTCAAAACTCCTTGGAACGCCGAATCTGATAATCTATTCTTGGCTATCATATCAGTGGTTTTTATAATAATGGGTATAATATTTTTGTATAGGCTTTTCGAGCAACTAATTACAAAGTATTTGAAAAAATCAAAAATGTGA
- a CDS encoding transcription initiation factor IIB: MFGDQCPRCGKGPMVTDNSTGEMFCGNCGFVVTERIEETGPEWRAFSKEEHEDRSRAGVPTSLAMHDMGLATIIGPVDKDASGKPLSASMKSTIERLRTWDSRSQVHEPVDRNFRQAFSELDRLKDKLAVGDAVIEKAAYVYRKALEKGLVRGRSISALVAAALYAACRDTETPRTLKDVANASNIKKKDVARCYRLLIRELDLKMPVVDPVKCVARIASKAGLTEKTKRKALEILKKAEEGKISAGKDPMGLAAAALYVACVMNGENKTQKDVAEAAGVTEVTIRNRYKGLKTHLKL; the protein is encoded by the coding sequence ATGTTTGGTGACCAGTGTCCACGGTGTGGCAAGGGTCCAATGGTTACTGACAATTCTACTGGAGAAATGTTTTGCGGTAACTGTGGCTTTGTAGTTACAGAAAGGATAGAAGAAACTGGACCAGAGTGGAGAGCCTTTTCCAAGGAGGAACATGAGGATAGGAGCAGAGCAGGAGTACCCACATCTTTGGCTATGCATGACATGGGTTTAGCTACGATTATTGGACCAGTGGATAAGGATGCATCTGGTAAACCACTCTCTGCATCCATGAAAAGCACCATCGAAAGGCTTAGGACATGGGATAGTAGGAGTCAAGTCCATGAACCTGTTGACAGGAATTTCAGGCAAGCATTCAGTGAATTGGACAGATTAAAGGATAAATTAGCAGTTGGTGATGCAGTAATTGAAAAAGCTGCTTATGTTTATAGAAAGGCTTTAGAAAAGGGTTTGGTGAGAGGGAGATCTATCTCAGCACTAGTTGCAGCTGCACTATATGCTGCATGTAGGGATACAGAAACGCCCAGAACTTTGAAAGATGTAGCAAATGCCAGTAACATAAAGAAGAAGGACGTTGCAAGGTGTTATCGGTTACTGATTAGAGAATTGGATCTTAAAATGCCAGTGGTTGATCCAGTAAAATGTGTAGCTAGAATAGCAAGCAAGGCTGGCCTCACGGAAAAAACCAAGAGAAAAGCTTTAGAAATTCTAAAGAAGGCAGAAGAAGGTAAGATTTCAGCGGGTAAGGATCCGATGGGATTAGCAGCTGCAGCGCTGTATGTTGCTTGTGTAATGAATGGTGAAAATAAAACTCAAAAAGATGTTGCAGAAGCGGCCGGTGTCACTGAAGTTACTATCCGAAATAGGTATAAAGGACTCAAAACTCATTTGAAATTGTGA